A window of Chitinophaga sp. MM2321 contains these coding sequences:
- a CDS encoding DUF5017 domain-containing protein: MRILSFITILAVSAMLASCEKELKPKPISFDVATTGNTYHAGDTVFFTLSGNPDIITFYSGQAGADYTFKDRVPDPDRGVAIKDISQRLDRYFYIYPDPGVYKAVFAAFNAAGTKQVDAAKEINITVQ; the protein is encoded by the coding sequence ATGCGAATTTTATCTTTCATTACCATATTAGCAGTATCGGCTATGCTGGCGTCCTGCGAAAAGGAGCTAAAGCCAAAACCGATCTCTTTCGACGTCGCCACCACGGGCAATACGTATCACGCCGGGGATACTGTTTTCTTTACCTTATCCGGCAACCCGGACATCATCACTTTTTATTCCGGCCAAGCGGGAGCCGACTATACCTTTAAGGACAGGGTGCCTGATCCCGACAGAGGCGTCGCTATTAAAGACATTAGCCAAAGGCTGGACAGATATTTTTACATCTATCCCGATCCGGGCGTTTATAAGGCGGTTTTCGCAGCTTTTAATGCGGCAGGCACCAAACAGGTAGATGCTGCCAAAGAAATAAATATTACCGTCCAATAA
- a CDS encoding RagB/SusD family nutrient uptake outer membrane protein, with translation MKRIHYFSILFLLAVGLFSCKKFLTTTPADFATPVANYSTPKQLLNALAGVYDVLGADTRDMYADKLYDQLGACTDEGFYARASKVSGPQVYNFDYTDPEIASLWASCYRGIERANNLIANINVPANMDDAERQAILGEAMFLRGFFYFTLVSRWGDVPLRLEPTTVTGASSINVPATPAKEVYAQVLKDMTEAIDKCRTADFFNYSSRVSKTTVQGILARVTLTMAGYPLLDKSKYEEALHWANEVKNSGLHSLNPSYSQIFINQSSDIYDIKESMWEADFSGNGLDIYKEEGRVGNTNGIAYSASNHPDTGYSYGFINATAKLYNLYGEGDLRRDWAISPYRYSGTQRQLRGSLIYDRNCGKWRRTEEAHTPKNLNYTPENFPILRYADVLLMLAEADNQVNGQAPSNAAYDAINRVRRRAYGLPVDIPNATADLTPGLNREQFQLAIEDERARELCYETLRRPDLIRWGKWTQTMAALAAQMQTDLANQSSLKYALLGPINAASSPKYLLYPIPSSEISVNKAIIQNPGY, from the coding sequence ATGAAACGCATACATTACTTTTCCATACTATTCCTTCTTGCCGTAGGCTTATTCTCGTGCAAGAAGTTCTTAACCACCACACCTGCTGATTTCGCAACGCCTGTTGCCAATTATTCCACTCCGAAACAGTTGCTCAATGCGCTGGCCGGCGTGTACGATGTGCTGGGTGCGGACACGCGCGACATGTACGCAGACAAGTTATACGACCAGCTAGGCGCCTGCACCGACGAAGGGTTTTATGCCAGGGCTTCCAAGGTAAGTGGCCCGCAGGTGTACAACTTCGATTACACTGACCCCGAGATCGCCTCCCTTTGGGCAAGCTGCTATCGCGGTATTGAAAGAGCCAACAACCTGATTGCGAATATCAATGTTCCAGCCAACATGGACGATGCAGAAAGGCAGGCGATATTAGGGGAAGCGATGTTTCTTCGCGGGTTCTTCTATTTTACGCTGGTGAGCAGGTGGGGCGACGTGCCGCTGCGGCTTGAGCCGACTACGGTTACGGGCGCATCCAGCATCAACGTTCCGGCTACGCCCGCGAAAGAAGTGTACGCCCAGGTATTGAAGGATATGACGGAGGCCATTGATAAATGCCGGACCGCCGACTTTTTCAATTATTCCAGCCGGGTATCCAAAACTACCGTGCAGGGCATACTGGCAAGGGTAACTTTAACGATGGCAGGATATCCTTTGCTGGATAAATCAAAATACGAGGAAGCACTTCATTGGGCCAACGAAGTGAAAAACTCCGGCCTGCATTCATTGAACCCCAGCTACAGCCAGATATTCATCAATCAGTCCAGTGATATCTATGATATCAAAGAATCGATGTGGGAAGCCGATTTCTCCGGGAACGGGCTGGATATTTACAAAGAAGAAGGAAGGGTAGGCAATACCAATGGTATCGCATATTCTGCCTCCAACCATCCTGATACCGGTTACAGCTATGGTTTTATCAATGCTACCGCCAAATTGTATAACCTGTATGGAGAAGGCGATCTGAGAAGGGATTGGGCTATCTCACCTTATAGGTATTCAGGCACTCAAAGGCAACTCCGGGGCTCGCTCATATACGACCGTAACTGCGGTAAATGGAGAAGGACCGAAGAAGCGCATACCCCCAAGAATCTCAACTACACGCCTGAGAATTTCCCGATACTCAGGTATGCCGACGTGCTGCTGATGCTGGCAGAAGCGGATAACCAGGTAAACGGTCAGGCGCCTTCCAACGCGGCGTATGATGCGATCAACCGCGTAAGGAGAAGGGCATATGGCTTGCCGGTGGACATTCCCAATGCTACGGCGGACTTAACGCCCGGGCTCAACCGGGAGCAATTCCAGTTGGCCATTGAAGACGAACGGGCGCGTGAATTGTGTTATGAAACCCTGCGCAGACCTGACCTGATAAGGTGGGGTAAATGGACGCAGACCATGGCAGCCCTGGCCGCGCAGATGCAAACCGATCTCGCCAATCAGTCTTCCTTGAAATATGCGTTACTCGGCCCCATAAACGCCGCATCATCCCCGAAATATTTATTATACCCGATACCTTCCTCCGAAATATCGGTGAACAAGGCGATCATCCAGAATCCTGGGTACTAA
- a CDS encoding TonB-dependent receptor, with translation MKLTFVLLTAAILNVSAKGFSQEKISFSGKNVPLEKVFTAIKKQTGYGITYQANIFNDTRPVSVEARGISLEQFLNMVLKGQPIKYTLASKTILLTRKVSDEPPAPGKQFLLLDSLFMPPPINGKVTDEKGAPLPGVSVSVKGSAVSTTTAGDGTFTLQNIPPDATLVFSFIGMKTQEQKITGRSNLVVKMEIEIKSLGEVVTVGYGQARKQDLTGAVGQVSVNDLKKAPVRSFDEALAGRVAGVTVSSTDGQPGSAISIVVRGNNSITQENSPLYVVDGFPIEDPDNNVINPEDIESLVVLKDASATAIYGARGANGVILITTKKGKEGAPVVTLNAWYGFQQIPETPALLSPYEFVKLQLERSPGDTTTENTAAYRYLRDGNTLDTYRDTGVIDWQSKMFRVAPMQNYSISITGGTAVTKYAISGSILNQDGVVINSGYKRYQGRIVLDQLIGKHMKVGINTNYSYMQQSGVSPSASAVSGGSVSSAMMYSIWGYRPFGDGLDIDERDEDVDPSVDFRYNPVVNQQNTVRNNNFNNLTANAYAEYNFTPELKFRVTGGITNNQRQAVQFNNEHTYMGNPKLRQGGINGSVVYYHDNSWVNENTLTYNKRFNRDHSLILLAGFTEQAVKTSAYGGSASILPEQATDINWLDNGTPSSITARSSSNTLASFLWRANYNFRSKYLLTASFRADGSSKFAPENHWSYFPSGAIAWRITEEKFMKNIRVVSDAKLRVSYGVTGNNRVGDFPYLSQFSTSPISQGYTFNNENVPGTIPSTLGNPSLKWETTSQVDIGLDLELFNGRISFTADAYRKKTIDLILNSTIPASYGYTTIYKNIGSVQNQGLEFSINTVNVKTPDFTWGSSFNISFNANKVLALTENQESITNLYAPYDNGSKTVPAFIAKVGSPLGLMYGPVWDGIFQVGDFNEVSGNYVLKNSMPTNGNVRTSIQPGDIKYKDINGDGIVDSRDFVITGRGIPVHTGGFGNNLVYKGFDLNIFFQWSYGNDILNINRLVFESGTKNGLNQFANFADRWTPENASNTLHRTKGEGPVANEYSTRIIEDGSYLRLKTAALGYTLPASIIKKLKISSLRIYTSGQNLITWTKYSGMDPEVSIYNSVLTPGVDYSAYPRARTITFGANVTF, from the coding sequence ATGAAGTTAACTTTCGTATTATTGACTGCTGCCATTCTGAATGTGAGCGCCAAAGGCTTTTCACAAGAAAAAATCAGTTTTTCCGGGAAAAATGTGCCGCTGGAAAAAGTGTTTACCGCCATCAAAAAACAAACCGGCTATGGCATCACCTATCAGGCCAACATCTTTAACGATACACGGCCCGTATCCGTGGAAGCGAGAGGCATTTCCCTGGAGCAATTCCTGAATATGGTCCTGAAAGGCCAGCCCATCAAATACACGCTAGCGTCGAAAACAATTCTCCTGACCCGCAAGGTCAGCGACGAACCGCCTGCTCCAGGCAAACAGTTCTTGTTGCTGGATTCATTGTTTATGCCTCCTCCCATAAATGGAAAGGTGACCGATGAAAAAGGCGCGCCGCTTCCCGGCGTTTCCGTATCAGTAAAAGGAAGCGCGGTTTCCACGACGACAGCAGGCGACGGGACCTTTACACTCCAGAACATACCCCCGGACGCTACCCTGGTATTTTCTTTTATCGGCATGAAAACGCAGGAACAGAAAATAACGGGCAGGAGCAACCTCGTCGTGAAAATGGAAATCGAGATCAAGTCGCTCGGGGAAGTGGTTACGGTAGGTTACGGACAGGCCAGAAAGCAGGACCTGACCGGCGCCGTAGGACAGGTATCCGTGAACGATCTGAAAAAAGCGCCCGTACGCTCTTTTGACGAAGCTCTCGCAGGCAGGGTGGCAGGTGTTACCGTTTCTTCCACCGATGGCCAGCCCGGGTCCGCCATCAGCATCGTGGTAAGAGGTAATAATTCCATCACGCAGGAAAACTCTCCCTTGTACGTTGTAGACGGCTTTCCTATCGAAGACCCCGACAATAACGTGATCAACCCGGAAGATATCGAATCACTGGTGGTATTAAAAGATGCCTCTGCAACCGCTATCTATGGCGCGCGCGGCGCGAACGGCGTCATCCTGATCACGACAAAAAAAGGAAAAGAGGGCGCGCCAGTCGTAACGTTGAATGCCTGGTACGGTTTCCAGCAAATACCCGAAACCCCTGCGCTGTTAAGTCCTTACGAATTCGTGAAACTGCAGTTGGAGCGGTCTCCCGGCGATACAACTACGGAAAACACCGCCGCTTACCGCTACCTGCGTGATGGCAATACGCTGGATACCTATAGGGATACAGGGGTGATAGACTGGCAGTCCAAAATGTTCCGGGTAGCGCCCATGCAGAACTACAGCATATCCATCACCGGCGGTACGGCTGTTACAAAATATGCCATCTCCGGTTCTATTCTCAACCAGGACGGCGTTGTTATCAATTCGGGGTATAAAAGATACCAGGGCCGGATTGTATTGGATCAGTTGATCGGCAAACACATGAAGGTCGGCATCAACACCAATTACAGCTACATGCAACAAAGCGGTGTTTCCCCTTCTGCTTCCGCAGTGTCCGGGGGCAGCGTGTCCAGCGCCATGATGTACAGCATATGGGGATACCGCCCCTTCGGCGACGGCCTGGATATAGACGAACGGGATGAAGATGTTGATCCCAGTGTGGACTTCCGGTATAACCCCGTAGTTAACCAGCAAAATACGGTAAGGAACAATAATTTCAACAATCTTACCGCCAACGCTTACGCAGAGTACAATTTCACGCCGGAATTGAAGTTCAGGGTTACCGGCGGCATCACCAATAATCAAAGACAAGCCGTTCAGTTCAACAACGAGCACACTTATATGGGCAACCCGAAGCTGCGGCAAGGCGGGATAAACGGGTCCGTTGTATATTACCATGACAACTCCTGGGTGAATGAAAACACGCTGACGTACAACAAGCGGTTTAACCGGGACCATTCCCTCATCTTACTGGCCGGCTTTACCGAACAGGCCGTCAAAACTTCGGCCTATGGCGGATCGGCCAGCATTCTTCCGGAGCAGGCTACGGATATCAACTGGTTGGATAACGGCACACCCTCATCGATTACCGCGCGCAGCTCATCCAATACGCTGGCTTCATTTTTATGGCGCGCCAATTACAACTTCCGGTCAAAATACTTGCTTACAGCCAGTTTCAGGGCAGACGGATCATCAAAATTCGCCCCGGAGAACCATTGGAGCTACTTCCCCTCAGGCGCAATAGCCTGGAGAATCACCGAGGAAAAATTCATGAAAAATATCCGGGTCGTGTCCGATGCGAAGCTCCGCGTAAGTTATGGCGTAACCGGGAACAACAGGGTAGGAGATTTCCCTTACCTGTCACAGTTCAGTACCTCCCCGATCAGTCAGGGATACACGTTTAACAACGAAAACGTGCCGGGCACCATTCCCTCTACGCTGGGCAACCCCAGCCTGAAATGGGAAACCACCTCCCAGGTGGATATAGGATTGGACCTGGAATTGTTCAACGGCCGCATCAGCTTCACAGCAGATGCATACCGCAAAAAAACGATCGACCTGATCCTGAACTCAACGATACCGGCCTCTTACGGGTACACCACGATCTATAAAAACATTGGCAGTGTGCAGAACCAGGGATTGGAATTTTCAATCAATACGGTAAATGTCAAAACACCAGATTTCACCTGGGGCAGCAGCTTCAACATATCCTTTAACGCCAACAAAGTGCTGGCATTGACTGAAAACCAGGAATCAATTACCAACCTCTATGCACCGTATGATAACGGTTCCAAAACAGTACCGGCGTTTATCGCTAAAGTCGGCAGCCCGCTGGGCCTGATGTACGGGCCAGTATGGGACGGCATTTTCCAGGTCGGCGATTTCAATGAAGTGTCCGGTAATTATGTCTTAAAGAACTCAATGCCGACGAATGGCAACGTCCGCACCTCCATTCAGCCCGGTGATATTAAATACAAGGATATCAACGGTGATGGTATCGTGGACAGCCGCGATTTTGTCATTACCGGCAGGGGAATCCCTGTTCATACCGGCGGTTTCGGCAACAATCTCGTGTACAAAGGATTTGATCTGAATATCTTCTTTCAGTGGTCCTATGGCAACGATATTTTAAACATTAACAGGCTTGTGTTTGAATCGGGCACCAAAAACGGGTTGAATCAATTTGCCAACTTTGCGGACAGATGGACGCCTGAAAATGCCAGCAACACGCTTCACCGCACAAAAGGAGAAGGCCCTGTTGCGAACGAGTATTCTACGAGGATTATCGAAGACGGCTCTTATCTCAGGTTAAAAACAGCCGCATTGGGTTATACGCTGCCGGCCAGCATCATAAAGAAATTAAAGATCAGCTCTTTGAGAATATATACGTCTGGCCAGAACCTCATCACCTGGACGAAGTATTCAGGCATGGACCCTGAAGTTAGTATTTATAACAGTGTATTGACCCCCGGTGTTGACTACTCCGCTTATCCCAGGGCGAGAACGATCACGTTCGGCGCGAATGTTACTTTTTAA
- a CDS encoding FecR domain-containing protein, which translates to MKIDQARLRFLLQRYGNDTCTREEMEELFEYIRLAKQDAQLNEAFLQEWKQVNPDELPEGLDWDEAFNQIIKPAPETEIIPIPLYRRRFFATAWFRYAAAFLLIAGAAGYYFYNLSQNQNLPGKPHLAKLEDIPPGGNKAMLTLADGSVIMLDSAQNGTIAQQGGAKISKPDAGKLSYEGVGEAPAGYNTVSTPRGGQYEVTLSDGTRVWLNAASSLRFPTLFTGKHRKVQVSGEAYFEVASNVQHPFLVDLNGECEVEVLGTHFNVNNYPNEGSVRTTLLEGSIKVSRGKDIKLLRPGQQAVVDEHIVIDKSVDMDEVMAWKNGFFNLENKSLGEVMKQLERWYDIDVRYEGKIPAIRFTGDMDRGVNLSEVLKFLSESGIKLRLEGRTVIVQ; encoded by the coding sequence ATGAAAATTGATCAGGCCCGGCTCCGCTTTCTGCTGCAGCGTTATGGTAATGATACCTGCACCAGGGAGGAAATGGAAGAGCTGTTCGAATATATTCGCCTGGCAAAACAGGATGCGCAACTGAATGAAGCGTTTTTGCAGGAGTGGAAACAGGTGAACCCTGACGAACTGCCAGAGGGGCTTGATTGGGATGAAGCGTTCAATCAGATTATTAAACCTGCTCCCGAAACGGAGATTATCCCTATACCTCTATACCGGCGCCGTTTTTTTGCAACTGCCTGGTTTCGTTACGCGGCAGCCTTTTTACTGATAGCCGGAGCGGCAGGCTACTATTTTTATAACCTGTCACAAAACCAAAACCTGCCCGGCAAGCCTCATCTGGCCAAGTTGGAAGACATACCGCCAGGCGGAAACAAGGCCATGCTCACGCTTGCCGATGGCTCCGTGATCATGTTGGACAGTGCGCAAAACGGAACGATCGCGCAGCAGGGCGGCGCAAAGATATCAAAACCGGATGCGGGCAAACTTTCTTACGAGGGAGTTGGCGAAGCCCCTGCCGGCTATAATACGGTGAGCACGCCAAGGGGAGGGCAATACGAGGTTACACTGTCTGACGGTACCAGGGTATGGTTAAACGCAGCTTCGTCCCTCCGCTTCCCAACATTGTTCACAGGGAAACATCGCAAAGTGCAGGTGAGTGGCGAAGCCTATTTTGAAGTAGCCAGCAATGTGCAGCACCCTTTCCTGGTGGACCTGAACGGAGAATGCGAGGTGGAAGTGCTGGGAACACATTTTAACGTGAATAACTATCCAAATGAAGGAAGCGTGCGCACTACCCTTCTCGAAGGAAGCATAAAAGTAAGCCGTGGCAAGGATATAAAATTGCTGCGACCCGGCCAGCAGGCCGTGGTAGACGAGCATATCGTGATCGATAAGTCTGTTGATATGGACGAAGTAATGGCCTGGAAAAACGGCTTCTTTAACCTGGAGAACAAAAGCCTGGGTGAAGTAATGAAACAACTGGAACGGTGGTACGATATCGATGTCAGGTATGAAGGAAAGATACCGGCAATACGGTTTACAGGGGATATGGACAGGGGCGTGAACCTCTCGGAAGTGCTGAAGTTCCTGTCAGAAAGCGGCATTAAGCTTAGACTTGAAGGAAGAACGGTGATAGTACAATAG
- a CDS encoding RNA polymerase sigma-70 factor: MKEIPQYEETHLLSRIAGGDEHAFRSLFDLYKGRVIVYALRLSKSRYVAEEIVQEVFLKLWTNRVQLPEIQSIGTYIFVLVKNRTLDHLRKIANEGRLFEKVWHTISERQEAPGHLDVKDSIRLIEKAVGQLSPQKQKIFYLSRFEGLSHHEIAEKCALSKNTVKNHLVKTLRHIRLFLMQHDITPVIFSLIISASDIFFL; encoded by the coding sequence TTGAAAGAAATACCACAATATGAAGAAACGCATTTACTCTCTCGCATAGCCGGAGGGGACGAGCATGCATTCAGATCCCTTTTCGATCTCTATAAGGGACGGGTGATAGTGTATGCGCTCAGGTTGTCCAAGAGCCGGTATGTGGCAGAGGAAATCGTGCAGGAGGTGTTCCTGAAACTGTGGACCAACCGGGTGCAACTGCCCGAAATACAGAGCATCGGGACCTACATTTTTGTGCTGGTGAAAAACCGCACGCTGGATCATCTCAGGAAAATAGCCAACGAAGGCCGGTTGTTCGAGAAAGTATGGCATACTATCAGCGAACGGCAGGAAGCGCCCGGGCACCTCGATGTCAAAGACAGCATACGCCTGATAGAAAAGGCTGTAGGCCAGTTATCCCCCCAAAAGCAGAAGATTTTTTACCTGAGCCGTTTCGAAGGGCTTAGTCATCATGAGATCGCGGAAAAATGCGCGCTCTCAAAAAATACCGTCAAGAACCACCTGGTGAAAACCCTCCGCCACATCAGGCTTTTTTTGATGCAGCATGACATTACCCCCGTCATTTTCTCCCTCATTATATCTGCATCAGATATTTTTTTCCTGTAG
- a CDS encoding DUF1801 domain-containing protein: MNPKVDAYFSKVEKWQKELEKLRMILLDCMLTEELKWGAPCYTFRKSNIAIIGGLKEYCVLSFFKGALLNDANGILVKPGDNTQSARVIPFTKVREIVEMEPILKAYIFEAIEVEKAGLKVDFKEKTALIFPEELQRKLDENPAFKRAFHALTPGRQRAYNLYFSAPKQSKTRDSRIEKCMQQILNGKGLNDW, translated from the coding sequence ATGAATCCGAAGGTGGATGCATATTTTAGTAAAGTCGAGAAGTGGCAGAAAGAGCTGGAGAAATTGAGAATGATCCTGCTTGACTGTATGCTGACCGAAGAATTGAAATGGGGTGCCCCTTGTTACACGTTTCGGAAAAGTAACATCGCTATCATCGGTGGATTAAAAGAATACTGCGTACTTAGTTTTTTCAAAGGCGCCTTGTTAAATGATGCCAATGGTATACTGGTCAAACCCGGAGATAATACGCAGTCAGCACGCGTGATCCCGTTCACCAAAGTTCGGGAAATAGTTGAGATGGAACCTATCCTGAAAGCCTATATTTTTGAAGCCATTGAAGTGGAGAAGGCCGGTTTGAAAGTGGATTTTAAAGAGAAAACAGCACTCATATTTCCGGAAGAACTTCAACGTAAATTAGATGAAAACCCTGCCTTTAAAAGAGCTTTCCATGCATTAACACCAGGACGGCAAAGAGCATATAATCTTTATTTTTCTGCCCCCAAACAATCCAAAACCCGGGATTCGAGGATTGAAAAATGTATGCAGCAAATTCTCAATGGAAAGGGATTGAATGATTGGTAA
- a CDS encoding YdeI family protein: MNPKVDFYFKKAEKWQKELEKLRRIILDCHLAEELKWGVPCYTFEGSNIVLIHAFKEYCALLFIKGSLLKDDKGILIQQTENVQSARQVRFTSVQEIVEVEPILKAYIYEAVEVKEAGLKVDFKKTPEYNIPEEFKNKLDKNTALKTAFHALTPGRQRGYILYFSAAKQSKTRESRVEKYIPQILDGKGLDD; the protein is encoded by the coding sequence ATGAACCCTAAGGTTGATTTCTATTTTAAGAAAGCCGAAAAGTGGCAGAAAGAATTAGAGAAATTGAGAAGGATCATTCTTGACTGTCACCTGGCTGAAGAATTGAAATGGGGCGTTCCTTGTTACACGTTTGAGGGTAGCAACATCGTTTTAATACATGCGTTTAAGGAATACTGTGCGCTTTTATTTATTAAAGGATCTTTGTTGAAAGATGACAAAGGTATTCTGATCCAACAAACGGAGAATGTGCAGTCGGCGCGCCAGGTCCGGTTCACCAGTGTGCAGGAAATAGTTGAGGTGGAGCCTATTTTGAAGGCCTATATTTATGAAGCCGTTGAAGTGAAAGAAGCTGGTCTGAAAGTGGATTTTAAAAAGACACCGGAATACAACATCCCTGAAGAATTTAAAAACAAACTGGATAAAAACACAGCCTTGAAAACGGCATTCCATGCATTGACACCGGGGCGGCAAAGAGGATACATCCTTTATTTTTCTGCAGCCAAACAATCCAAAACCCGCGAGTCGAGGGTTGAGAAATATATACCGCAAATTCTCGACGGAAAGGGATTAGATGATTAA
- a CDS encoding DoxX family protein: MTKRNKIIYWIATLWLALGMLSTGIVQLLKMKEETDFIINLGYPVYILKILGIWKILGVIALLVPKFPLLKEWVYAGFFFAMSGAIFSHIASGNTIKEIAPPLLLLVLTMISWYFRPAERKVILVKK, translated from the coding sequence ATGACAAAGAGAAATAAAATCATCTATTGGATTGCTACGCTCTGGCTTGCATTAGGAATGCTGTCAACTGGAATAGTACAGTTACTCAAAATGAAGGAGGAAACAGATTTTATTATAAATTTGGGCTATCCTGTCTATATTCTGAAAATACTGGGTATCTGGAAAATTCTGGGAGTTATAGCATTGCTGGTTCCTAAATTTCCTTTACTAAAGGAATGGGTGTATGCAGGCTTTTTCTTTGCCATGTCAGGAGCGATATTTTCGCATATCGCATCGGGGAATACCATTAAAGAAATAGCTCCGCCGTTGTTATTGCTTGTCCTGACTATGATATCGTGGTATTTCAGGCCTGCGGAAAGAAAAGTTATTTTAGTCAAAAAATAA
- a CDS encoding SRPBCC domain-containing protein: protein MERKTKVSAEDGKQELVITREFDLPLELLFKAYVEPEIVEQWMGTKVLKLENKKHGGWQFETTDANGNVVFQANGVIHEFVPDQKITRTFEMGNAPFDVQLEFLEFEKLTDDTSKLNMHIVYRSVELRDQVLKLPFAQGINMAHNRLQDIVSKLK, encoded by the coding sequence ATGGAACGAAAAACAAAAGTCAGTGCCGAAGACGGCAAACAGGAATTAGTGATTACAAGGGAGTTTGATTTGCCATTGGAATTACTTTTTAAAGCCTATGTAGAGCCCGAAATTGTTGAGCAATGGATGGGGACGAAAGTGCTGAAACTTGAAAATAAAAAACACGGCGGCTGGCAATTTGAAACAACAGATGCTAATGGAAACGTAGTGTTTCAGGCCAATGGGGTGATCCATGAGTTTGTTCCGGATCAGAAAATCACGCGGACATTTGAAATGGGGAATGCGCCTTTTGACGTCCAGCTGGAGTTCCTGGAATTTGAAAAACTCACTGACGACACCAGCAAACTCAATATGCATATAGTATACAGGTCGGTCGAACTCAGAGACCAGGTATTAAAACTACCCTTTGCCCAAGGCATTAATATGGCACATAACCGGTTGCAGGACATCGTAAGCAAATTAAAATAA
- a CDS encoding metalloregulator ArsR/SmtB family transcription factor, giving the protein MNLRRDVFQAIADPTRRAILLLVASQSMTAGAIASNFDTARPTVSKHLQILTECELLEQKQNGREIHYHINAKKMKAIADFIEPFREMWDDRFNKLETIMKKYKNK; this is encoded by the coding sequence ATGAATTTAAGACGAGATGTATTTCAAGCTATAGCAGACCCCACCAGAAGGGCTATACTGCTGTTGGTTGCTTCGCAATCCATGACAGCAGGCGCAATAGCCTCAAACTTTGATACAGCAAGACCAACAGTTTCAAAACACCTGCAAATACTTACCGAGTGCGAATTGCTTGAACAAAAGCAAAACGGCAGGGAAATTCACTATCACATCAATGCAAAAAAAATGAAAGCGATAGCCGATTTCATTGAGCCATTCCGCGAAATGTGGGATGACAGGTTCAATAAATTGGAAACCATTATGAAAAAATATAAAAACAAATAA
- a CDS encoding class I SAM-dependent methyltransferase, translating into MEQNKKTVEPDNTAVRVALWRAMHVQTDSAPYIIEDEVGLKLIAPDSEWRQRPDMSPDFTKRLRASIVARARFIEDVVIEQHEHGIDQYVILGAGLDTFAQRRPEIASQLQLFEIDQPDTQAWKQQRLTELGFGVPKWLHFVAVNFEVSSWWEQLIKAGFDTSKPAVVACTGVSLYLTKDAVFATLRQIATLAPGSKLAMTFYLPLDLQDEEDKPLQLIAEKGARAAGTPFISFFTPEDMLALAREAGFKAVEIVSTANLAKRYFADRTDNLTPASGEEFLVATT; encoded by the coding sequence ATGGAACAAAATAAAAAAACTGTGGAACCCGACAATACTGCTGTACGCGTAGCTTTATGGAGAGCTATGCATGTGCAGACTGATTCAGCACCTTATATAATTGAAGATGAAGTTGGGTTGAAACTTATAGCACCAGATAGTGAATGGCGACAACGTCCTGACATGAGCCCTGATTTCACCAAACGTCTTCGGGCATCCATTGTGGCCCGTGCCCGTTTCATTGAAGATGTAGTGATAGAACAACATGAACATGGGATCGATCAATATGTGATACTCGGTGCGGGACTTGATACTTTTGCTCAACGCAGACCAGAGATTGCTTCTCAATTACAGCTATTTGAAATTGACCAACCTGATACCCAGGCCTGGAAACAACAACGATTAACTGAACTTGGCTTTGGCGTTCCAAAGTGGCTGCATTTTGTTGCCGTTAATTTTGAAGTTTCTTCGTGGTGGGAGCAATTAATAAAAGCAGGTTTCGATACCAGCAAACCTGCCGTTGTGGCTTGTACAGGCGTTAGCTTATATCTTACAAAAGACGCAGTATTCGCTACGCTACGCCAGATTGCCACGCTGGCACCAGGTTCAAAACTTGCTATGACATTTTATTTACCATTGGACCTGCAGGATGAAGAAGACAAACCTTTACAACTGATAGCAGAGAAAGGCGCCCGGGCAGCTGGCACACCTTTTATCAGCTTTTTCACCCCGGAAGATATGTTGGCGCTGGCACGTGAAGCTGGTTTTAAAGCTGTAGAGATTGTATCGACAGCCAATCTTGCCAAACGCTATTTTGCTGACAGAACAGATAACCTAACTCCTGCAAGCGGAGAAGAATTTTTAGTAGCGACTACATAG